The window GGCGTGGCCGATGTCGTCCTGTTCGCTCACGAAGACGAACGGGACCTCCTTCTCGTCGGCGATTTCCGGGAGGTGCATGACGACCTCTTCCGGGCTGACGTCTTCGGCGATGAAGACGAGTGCAGCGTTGCCTCGCTCGACGGCTTTGGTGGTCTCGTTCGTTCCTTTCTTTACCGAGCCGGTGTCCCGGGCGACCTCAAGGGCCTCGATGGCGTCGTCTTCGAGGTCAGCCGGCACGTCGAAATCTACGTATACTGACATTATTTTGTAGCACTCCTCCTACGCGCGGGCTCGCGCTCCCCCGCCGTCGAACCGTACCGTCGTGGGCGTCCCACGACGCGGTTCTCGTGCCCCGACGGCACGCGTTTGTCCTTTTCCGGCTAGGAGCATCACAACCCCGCGTAGGCTGTACTCCATCGTACATCACCACCGCATAAAAGCGCTTATGAACTGACGCGTGCGTGCGAACCGTGAGCAGGGGCGCTGTGGGAACGCTCCCCAGCGACGGGTGGTCCCGTCGCGCTCACGTCGGCTACACAGCAACGTTCACT of the Natronomonas halophila genome contains:
- the rpl7ae gene encoding 50S ribosomal protein L7Ae, with amino-acid sequence MSVYVDFDVPADLEDDAIEALEVARDTGSVKKGTNETTKAVERGNAALVFIAEDVSPEEVVMHLPEIADEKEVPFVFVSEQDDIGHAAGLEVGSAAAAIVDAGEAEEDVEDIAEKVEELR